In the genome of Photobacterium sp. TY1-4, one region contains:
- the cueR gene encoding Cu(I)-responsive transcriptional regulator has protein sequence MNISEVAAKTGLNTKTIRFYEEKGVITPPSRASNGYRRYGDRQQNELLLIRRARLVGFSLDECRELLAFSRDPARRSADVKAKAEQKLAEIDGKIQELLEMKATLTALTEQCPGDSGAQCPIIEGLCCASEPAC, from the coding sequence ATGAATATCAGTGAAGTGGCCGCCAAAACCGGCTTGAACACCAAGACCATTCGATTTTATGAGGAGAAAGGGGTGATCACCCCACCGTCCCGTGCCAGCAATGGCTACCGGCGCTATGGCGATCGGCAGCAAAATGAATTGTTGCTGATCCGCCGTGCCCGGCTGGTGGGCTTTTCCCTGGATGAGTGTCGGGAGTTGCTGGCGTTCTCGCGGGATCCGGCGCGCCGCAGCGCAGATGTCAAAGCGAAAGCCGAGCAGAAGCTGGCCGAAATCGACGGCAAGATCCAGGAGTTACTGGAAATGAAAGCGACCCTGACCGCGCTGACGGAGCAGTGTCCGGGCGATAGCGGTGCGCAATGTCCGATTATTGAAGGGCTGTGCTGCGCGTCGGAGCCTGCGTGTTAA
- a CDS encoding sulfite exporter TauE/SafE family protein, translated as MDLLNTLGLLLGSLISNTLASLSGGGAGLIQFPLLIFLGLPFAIALATHKVASVALGLGAAVKHLRGGQLDWRLTGFVILAGMAGVIAGANLILFVPGRQAEAALGLLILGLGLYSVTKSSLGQHAQPRHRDTRGMLLGGIGLAAIGVLNGSLTAGSGLFVTLFLIRWFGFDYKQAVALTMISVGLFWNGIGAAAMYLAGAEIYWPWLPILLAGSLLGGYLGAHLASRKSNTLIKRCFETLTFLIGLKLLIGF; from the coding sequence ATGGACTTACTCAATACGCTGGGGCTGCTTCTCGGCTCGCTGATCTCCAATACCCTGGCATCGCTGTCCGGCGGCGGCGCCGGTCTGATCCAGTTTCCACTGCTGATTTTTCTCGGACTGCCGTTTGCCATCGCCCTGGCAACCCACAAAGTGGCCAGTGTGGCCCTGGGCCTCGGGGCCGCCGTCAAACATCTGCGCGGCGGTCAGCTCGACTGGCGGCTGACCGGCTTTGTGATCCTGGCCGGGATGGCTGGCGTCATTGCCGGGGCGAATCTGATCCTGTTTGTGCCGGGGCGACAAGCCGAAGCCGCGCTCGGCCTGCTGATCCTCGGGCTGGGCCTTTATTCGGTAACCAAATCCAGCCTCGGCCAGCATGCCCAACCACGCCACCGGGATACCCGTGGGATGCTCCTTGGTGGCATTGGTCTGGCGGCCATCGGCGTACTCAACGGCTCCCTCACCGCCGGCAGCGGATTGTTTGTCACCCTGTTTCTGATCCGCTGGTTCGGGTTTGACTACAAGCAGGCCGTCGCCCTGACAATGATCAGTGTCGGTCTGTTTTGGAACGGCATCGGCGCCGCTGCCATGTATCTCGCCGGGGCCGAGATTTACTGGCCCTGGTTGCCGATTTTACTGGCCGGCTCCTTGCTGGGCGGTTATCTTGGCGCGCATCTGGCCAGCCGGAAAAGTAATACCCTGATCAAACGCTGTTTTGAAACCCTGACGTTTTTGATCGGCTTGAAGTTATTGATTGGATTTTGA
- a CDS encoding ABC transporter permease, translating into MTEMSDTHTLAKPARTSMLLKWSWRELWHGQLWPVAVALTLIIACVFALAALVVRVEKIMVDQGRSMIAADLVFRSADPISEPLLAQAQSLGLTVSQQTRFGTMAFSDTQMQLVSVKAVDSRFPLRGELILQGEQRHSQVRPGELWLSERLFSLLAVKPGDAVSIGDATLTVSGHIVSEPELSFNPFSQMPAVLIHASDLAKTGAIQPGSRVRFLAYFNGPDAQLKQFQQAVTLSPGQRWISETTQGQTGEMIERARQYLSLTLFLVILMATATLVLTCLHYSATRVEAVAMMKSLGASKRWLWRWLARQLAMLFAISAVAGLSLGGLLEFLLRLPLADVLPDPLPEMGLMPFAASLMVALLVAIPGMGISLLRLVDAPAISVIQQQVAWPKKRQGYALIALPVVAALLWFGSNKFMWLTLGGLAALFLVLAALGLGLVGLLKRGTWRSAVRLALSRISRSPLATGAQLAALTSSLMLLAVIWLLRTDLLADWQQTLPADAPNVFALNISPQEQARYLAELDNNRVARSDSYPVIRGRLTAINQQDMLAVSREERDESLRRELNLTWRESMPVHNTLLAGTWATQSGVSVESGIAERLGIELGDELTFTVNSQPFSATVTSLRQVEWRNMRPNFYFIFTPDVMADLPATWLLSYRIEADQDALINQLGRDFPTVTLLDLRIMATRIQAILQQVSLSLSVLAALGVCSGLLLVLTLLRLSLSQRAQEIQLYRTLGASRKRISATLWSEYGIMALLAGVMAAVGAEVVMAALMIWGFELPVQTHSVLWLVLPLLSLALVVVIIRTMIRQLLLPLRG; encoded by the coding sequence ATGACTGAGATGAGTGATACACATACTTTGGCCAAACCGGCGCGCACTTCCATGCTGCTGAAATGGAGTTGGCGCGAACTCTGGCACGGTCAACTCTGGCCGGTGGCCGTGGCCCTGACCTTAATTATTGCCTGTGTGTTTGCCCTGGCGGCGCTGGTGGTGCGGGTTGAGAAAATCATGGTCGATCAGGGGCGTTCCATGATTGCCGCGGATCTGGTCTTTCGCTCTGCCGATCCCATCTCCGAGCCGTTACTGGCGCAGGCGCAATCATTGGGGCTGACCGTCTCGCAGCAAACCCGGTTCGGCACCATGGCGTTCAGTGACACCCAGATGCAACTGGTGAGTGTCAAGGCGGTAGACAGCCGCTTCCCGCTGCGGGGCGAGCTGATCCTGCAGGGCGAGCAGCGTCATAGCCAGGTCCGGCCCGGGGAGTTGTGGTTGTCGGAGCGGCTGTTTTCGCTGCTGGCGGTGAAGCCGGGTGATGCGGTGTCCATTGGCGATGCGACCCTGACCGTCAGCGGGCATATCGTGTCGGAGCCGGAGCTGTCGTTTAACCCGTTCAGCCAGATGCCGGCCGTGCTGATCCACGCCAGTGATCTGGCCAAAACCGGGGCCATTCAGCCGGGCAGCCGGGTGCGGTTCCTGGCCTATTTCAACGGGCCGGATGCCCAGTTGAAACAATTTCAGCAGGCGGTGACTCTGTCACCGGGACAGCGCTGGATCAGTGAAACTACGCAGGGTCAGACCGGAGAGATGATTGAGCGCGCGCGCCAGTATCTTTCGCTGACCCTGTTTCTGGTGATCCTGATGGCCACCGCGACCTTGGTCCTGACCTGTCTGCATTACAGTGCCACCCGGGTTGAGGCGGTGGCGATGATGAAAAGCCTCGGTGCCAGCAAACGCTGGCTGTGGCGCTGGCTGGCCCGCCAGCTGGCGATGCTGTTTGCCATCTCGGCGGTCGCCGGGCTGAGTCTGGGCGGATTGCTTGAGTTTCTGTTGCGCCTGCCGCTGGCGGATGTTCTGCCGGATCCGTTGCCGGAAATGGGGCTGATGCCTTTTGCCGCGAGCCTGATGGTTGCGCTGCTGGTGGCGATCCCCGGGATGGGGATTTCGCTGCTGCGTCTGGTGGATGCCCCGGCGATCTCAGTGATCCAACAGCAGGTGGCATGGCCGAAAAAACGTCAGGGCTACGCGCTGATTGCATTACCGGTGGTCGCGGCCCTGCTGTGGTTCGGCAGCAACAAGTTTATGTGGCTGACCCTGGGGGGCCTCGCTGCCCTCTTTCTCGTGCTGGCGGCGCTCGGGCTGGGGTTGGTGGGACTGCTCAAGCGCGGTACCTGGCGCAGTGCCGTCCGGCTTGCGCTGAGCCGGATCAGCCGCAGCCCGCTGGCGACCGGCGCGCAACTGGCCGCTTTGACCAGCTCCCTGATGCTGCTGGCGGTGATCTGGCTGTTGCGTACAGATTTGCTGGCCGACTGGCAGCAAACGCTGCCGGCTGACGCGCCGAATGTGTTTGCGTTGAATATCAGCCCGCAGGAGCAAGCCCGGTATCTGGCCGAGCTTGATAACAACCGGGTGGCGCGTTCGGACAGTTATCCGGTGATCCGCGGCCGGTTAACAGCCATCAATCAGCAAGACATGCTAGCGGTGTCCCGCGAGGAGCGGGATGAGTCGTTGCGCCGTGAACTGAACCTGACCTGGCGCGAATCGATGCCGGTCCACAATACGCTGCTGGCCGGGACATGGGCGACGCAGTCGGGCGTGTCGGTGGAATCCGGCATTGCCGAGCGGCTCGGGATTGAACTGGGCGATGAGCTGACCTTTACCGTCAACAGCCAGCCGTTCAGCGCGACGGTCACCAGTCTACGTCAGGTTGAGTGGCGCAATATGCGACCGAACTTCTATTTTATTTTTACCCCGGATGTGATGGCGGATCTGCCGGCCACCTGGCTGTTGAGTTATCGGATTGAAGCGGATCAGGATGCGCTGATCAATCAGCTCGGCCGGGATTTCCCGACGGTCACCCTGCTGGATTTGCGGATCATGGCGACCCGGATCCAGGCCATTTTGCAGCAGGTCTCGTTGTCATTGTCGGTCCTGGCGGCGCTCGGCGTCTGCAGCGGCCTGTTGCTGGTTCTGACCCTGCTCCGGCTCAGCCTGTCGCAGCGGGCGCAGGAAATCCAGCTCTATCGCACGCTGGGGGCGAGTCGTAAGCGGATTTCGGCGACCCTCTGGAGTGAGTACGGGATCATGGCGCTGCTGGCCGGGGTCATGGCGGCTGTCGGCGCAGAAGTGGTGATGGCGGCTCTGATGATCTGGGGATTTGAGCTGCCGGTTCAGACGCATTCCGTGTTGTGGCTGGTGTTGCCGCTGTTGTCGCTGGCGCTGGTGGTGGTCATCATCCGTACCATGATCCGGCAGCTGCTGTTGCCGCTTCGGGGCTAG
- a CDS encoding P-II family nitrogen regulator, whose protein sequence is MRFKLLVAFVEDSKTDAVLDAAREAGATGATVINNARGEGLHKKKTFFGLSLEVQRDVLLLVVEEHLARSILETIERVGEFDSGGGQGIAVQLDVEDAIGVAHQVETLTKVVEEKL, encoded by the coding sequence ATGCGTTTTAAACTCTTGGTAGCGTTTGTTGAGGATTCGAAAACAGACGCGGTGCTGGATGCCGCCCGGGAAGCCGGCGCGACCGGGGCCACGGTGATCAATAATGCCCGGGGCGAAGGGCTGCACAAGAAAAAGACCTTTTTCGGTCTGAGTCTGGAGGTGCAGCGCGATGTGTTGCTGCTGGTGGTGGAGGAGCACCTGGCCCGTTCCATTTTGGAGACCATTGAACGGGTCGGGGAATTTGATTCCGGTGGCGGGCAGGGGATTGCGGTGCAGCTGGATGTTGAAGATGCCATCGGGGTCGCCCACCAGGTGGAGACGCTAACCAAAGTTGTGGAGGAAAAGCTATGA
- a CDS encoding co-chaperone YbbN yields MYENLAIELNETNLQQTIEQSMQTPVVISFWAPSMPETADVNRILEQIVSEYQGQLILATLDCESQQMVAAQFGVRGLPTVALFKNGQPVDGAAGPQTDESLRAMLSKHLPSQEELQLKAALALVDQQDYAQALPTLRELAGKFEKNSVITLAIAECLVATSQYDDAETLLATVPMQDQDAKYKGLMAKLELHKQASDSPEIRLLEERLAAEPDNIQLSYELAVQYSQVDRAQESLELLIAILRKDLNFADGNAKKTMMDLLSALGQGNAMANTYRRQLYSLLY; encoded by the coding sequence ATGTACGAAAATCTTGCGATCGAACTGAACGAAACGAATTTACAGCAGACCATCGAGCAATCCATGCAGACCCCGGTGGTGATCAGCTTCTGGGCACCATCCATGCCGGAAACGGCAGATGTGAACCGAATTCTGGAGCAAATCGTCTCGGAATATCAGGGACAGCTGATCCTGGCGACCCTGGATTGCGAAAGCCAGCAGATGGTCGCCGCTCAGTTTGGCGTACGTGGTTTGCCGACCGTGGCCCTGTTTAAAAACGGCCAGCCAGTCGACGGTGCCGCCGGGCCGCAAACCGATGAAAGCCTGCGTGCCATGCTGAGCAAACATCTGCCCAGCCAGGAAGAGCTGCAACTAAAAGCAGCGCTGGCACTGGTCGATCAACAGGATTATGCTCAGGCCCTGCCGACCCTGCGCGAGCTGGCCGGCAAGTTTGAGAAAAACAGCGTGATCACCCTGGCCATTGCCGAATGCCTGGTTGCAACTTCGCAGTATGATGATGCCGAAACCCTGCTGGCAACCGTGCCGATGCAGGATCAGGATGCCAAATACAAAGGTCTCATGGCCAAACTTGAGCTACATAAACAAGCCAGCGACTCGCCGGAAATCCGCCTGCTGGAAGAGCGACTGGCGGCAGAGCCGGATAATATTCAGCTCTCTTATGAGCTGGCCGTGCAGTACAGCCAGGTGGACCGCGCTCAGGAATCCCTGGAGTTACTGATCGCTATCCTGCGTAAAGATTTGAACTTTGCCGATGGCAACGCCAAGAAAACCATGATGGATCTGCTCTCGGCACTCGGTCAGGGCAATGCGATGGCCAATACCTACCGCCGCCAGCTGTACTCACTGCTGTACTAA
- a CDS encoding TIGR01777 family oxidoreductase — translation MNILVTGGTGFIGKALLPHLNHERITVLSRNPARAYQQLGHHITVIETLHELKDLDAFDAVINLAGEPIINKRWTDRQKQEICQSRWAITRELVDKIKAGTNPPEIFISGSAVGFYGDQQSRSFDESLEVNGQDFAHQVCRQWEETAQAAQSDRTRVCLLRTGIVLGRHGGALARMLPAYQLGFGGPIGTGEQYFPWIHLQDMVKGILFLLKHPEANGAYNFTAPNPVTNQEFSRTLAKVLHRPHFFKTPAWLLRLGLGEAATLLLDSQRALPKRLQDHGFHFCFPKLEHALEETVGDKSRIDASGV, via the coding sequence ATGAACATTTTAGTCACTGGCGGAACGGGATTTATCGGAAAAGCACTGTTGCCACACCTGAACCACGAACGGATCACCGTCCTGAGTCGCAATCCAGCGCGGGCCTATCAACAACTGGGCCACCACATCACCGTCATCGAAACGCTGCATGAGCTGAAGGACCTGGACGCCTTCGATGCAGTCATTAACCTGGCCGGCGAGCCCATCATCAACAAACGCTGGACCGATCGCCAGAAGCAGGAGATTTGCCAGAGCCGCTGGGCCATCACCCGCGAGTTGGTCGACAAAATCAAGGCCGGCACCAATCCCCCCGAGATTTTTATCAGCGGCTCGGCGGTGGGGTTTTACGGCGATCAGCAATCCCGCAGTTTTGACGAAAGCCTAGAGGTAAACGGCCAGGACTTTGCCCACCAGGTGTGTCGGCAGTGGGAAGAAACTGCGCAGGCCGCGCAGTCGGATCGCACCCGGGTCTGCCTGCTGCGGACCGGCATTGTACTGGGTCGCCACGGCGGCGCGCTGGCCCGAATGCTACCGGCCTACCAGCTCGGCTTTGGCGGTCCGATCGGCACTGGCGAGCAGTATTTTCCCTGGATCCACCTGCAGGATATGGTCAAGGGGATCCTGTTTTTGCTCAAGCACCCGGAAGCAAACGGCGCCTACAATTTTACTGCCCCGAATCCGGTGACCAACCAGGAATTCAGCCGAACCCTGGCCAAGGTGCTGCACCGACCTCACTTTTTCAAAACTCCGGCATGGCTGCTCCGGCTCGGGCTGGGAGAAGCCGCCACGCTGCTGCTCGACAGCCAGCGAGCACTGCCGAAACGCCTGCAGGATCACGGCTTCCACTTCTGTTTTCCGAAACTTGAACATGCCCTGGAAGAGACGGTCGGAGATAAAAGCCGAATCGATGCGTCCGGCGTCTGA
- a CDS encoding SDR family oxidoreductase has protein sequence MKESILITGCSSGIGYHCAKQLHQAGYPVVASCRHPDDVRRLQNEGLHCVRLDLADPDSIQQGVTACLALTDGRIDVLFNNAAYGQPGALEDLPTDALRQQFETNLFGWHELTRTVIPLMLAQGGGKIVQNSSVLGLVAMKYRGAYNASKFALEGYTDTLRLELQDTPIHISLIEPGPIESRFRENAKQQFERHIDMAASRHQASYRNTLDRLGKTSPSSRFTLPPEAVLKPLQSIINSKQPKSRYYVTQPTYIFGFLRRVLPTIWLDKLLSKSD, from the coding sequence ATGAAAGAGAGCATCCTGATCACCGGCTGTAGCAGCGGGATCGGCTATCACTGTGCCAAACAGCTCCACCAGGCCGGTTATCCCGTTGTGGCCAGTTGTCGCCATCCGGATGATGTACGGCGGCTTCAGAACGAGGGCCTGCATTGCGTCCGGCTCGACCTGGCGGATCCCGACTCGATTCAACAAGGTGTGACGGCTTGCCTGGCGCTCACCGACGGCCGCATTGATGTCCTGTTTAACAACGCCGCCTACGGTCAGCCCGGCGCGCTGGAAGATCTGCCGACAGATGCCCTGCGCCAGCAGTTTGAAACCAACCTGTTTGGCTGGCACGAACTGACCCGGACGGTGATCCCGCTGATGCTGGCCCAAGGCGGCGGCAAAATTGTACAAAACAGCTCGGTACTGGGGTTGGTCGCGATGAAATATCGTGGTGCCTACAATGCCAGTAAATTTGCTCTGGAAGGCTATACCGACACCTTACGTCTTGAATTGCAGGATACCCCGATCCACATCAGCCTGATCGAGCCCGGTCCGATTGAGAGCCGGTTTCGGGAAAATGCCAAACAGCAGTTTGAACGACATATCGATATGGCAGCCTCCCGCCACCAGGCCAGCTACCGGAATACCTTGGATCGCCTGGGAAAAACATCTCCCTCCAGCCGTTTCACCCTACCACCTGAAGCCGTATTAAAGCCGTTACAATCCATTATCAACAGCAAGCAGCCAAAATCCCGTTATTATGTCACCCAGCCGACCTACATTTTCGGATTTTTACGTCGAGTTTTACCGACGATCTGGTTGGACAAGTTATTAAGTAAGAGTGATTAG
- a CDS encoding SelT/SelW/SelH family protein: MTKAHIDIYYCRQCNWMLRSSWMAQELLHTFSEEIDTLSLHPDTGGRFEIFCNQQRIWERKADGGFPDAKQLKQRIRDIIDPERDLGHVDRTS; this comes from the coding sequence ATGACCAAAGCTCATATCGACATTTACTACTGCCGCCAGTGTAACTGGATGCTGCGCTCATCCTGGATGGCTCAGGAGCTGCTCCATACCTTCAGCGAGGAAATCGACACCCTGAGTCTGCATCCGGACACCGGCGGCCGGTTTGAAATTTTCTGTAATCAACAGCGGATCTGGGAGCGGAAAGCGGACGGCGGATTCCCGGACGCCAAGCAGCTCAAGCAGCGGATCCGGGATATCATCGATCCCGAGCGGGATCTGGGGCATGTTGACCGGACGTCCTGA
- a CDS encoding CBS domain-containing protein has translation MSQAEAVVRVRDVMMNTYAIVEGLTTVAEAVAIAKQRQVKALIVNKRHADDEYGIVLMNDIAKKVLAVDRSPERTNVYEIMTKPALSVNANMDVRYCARLFERFGISRAPVIEDGKVLGMVSYNNIVLNGMLRD, from the coding sequence ATGAGTCAGGCGGAAGCTGTGGTCCGGGTCCGGGATGTCATGATGAATACCTACGCGATCGTGGAGGGGCTGACCACTGTGGCCGAGGCGGTGGCGATTGCCAAGCAGCGCCAAGTCAAAGCCCTGATCGTCAATAAGCGCCATGCCGATGATGAGTACGGCATTGTGTTGATGAACGATATCGCCAAGAAGGTTCTGGCGGTGGATCGCTCACCGGAGCGGACCAATGTGTATGAAATCATGACGAAGCCGGCCTTGTCCGTCAATGCCAATATGGATGTCCGCTATTGCGCCCGGCTGTTTGAGCGCTTCGGGATCAGCCGGGCGCCGGTGATTGAGGATGGTAAAGTGCTGGGCATGGTCAGCTATAACAACATTGTGTTGAACGGCATGCTGCGGGATTAA
- a CDS encoding DUF1538 domain-containing protein, which produces MAAVWAMVKAMLSSLRDLLPIVLVIAFFQGVVLQQPLPDWGPILLGLLLVVVGLTLFVFGLELGLFPIGESMAHAFASKGSLIWLLIFAFCLGFGTTVAEPALTAVAAEAADVAAEGGLIATDPQSRDGYAHGLRLTVALSVGIAIMLGVIRILKGWPIQWLIIGGYLTVMVMTWFAPPTIVGIAYDSGGVTTSTITVPLVTALGVGLASSIKGRNPMVDGFGLIAFASLTPMIFVMGYGMLVY; this is translated from the coding sequence ATGGCAGCAGTATGGGCAATGGTGAAGGCGATGCTTTCCAGCTTGCGTGATCTGTTGCCGATCGTGTTGGTGATTGCCTTTTTCCAGGGCGTGGTGCTGCAGCAGCCGTTGCCGGATTGGGGGCCGATCCTGCTGGGCCTGCTTCTGGTGGTGGTCGGGCTGACCCTGTTCGTGTTTGGTCTTGAGCTGGGACTGTTCCCGATAGGGGAGTCGATGGCACACGCCTTTGCCAGCAAAGGCAGCCTGATCTGGTTACTCATTTTTGCGTTTTGCCTCGGGTTCGGGACGACCGTTGCCGAACCTGCCTTGACGGCCGTGGCGGCGGAAGCCGCTGATGTGGCGGCCGAAGGCGGTTTGATTGCGACCGACCCGCAGTCCCGGGACGGGTATGCTCATGGCCTGCGCCTGACCGTGGCGTTGTCAGTTGGTATCGCCATCATGCTGGGGGTGATCCGCATTCTTAAAGGCTGGCCGATCCAGTGGTTGATCATCGGCGGTTATCTCACCGTGATGGTCATGACCTGGTTTGCGCCGCCGACGATTGTCGGGATTGCGTACGATTCCGGCGGGGTGACGACCTCGACCATTACCGTTCCGCTGGTCACGGCGCTCGGCGTCGGGCTGGCGTCGTCGATTAAAGGGCGTAACCCTATGGTCGATGGGTTCGGGCTGATCGCTTTTGCCTCCCTGACGCCGATGATTTTTGTGATGGGCTACGGCATGCTGGTGTACTAG
- the tesA gene encoding multifunctional acyl-CoA thioesterase I/protease I/lysophospholipase L1 encodes MMRILSVVLFIFFSLNAYSTTLLVLGDSLSAGYRMPAEKSWPVLLEPILIAQGHEIEVVNASISGDTTGNGLARLPQLLQRHQPDYVIIELGANDGLRGFPPKTIRNNLRQMITQIHDQGAQALLMQIRIPPNYGKRYSDSFSQIYPALSQQYEAPLLPFFLEQVILKPEWMMEDGLHPTSEAQPWIAAFMASELAPHL; translated from the coding sequence ATAATGCGAATCCTTTCAGTTGTCTTGTTCATTTTTTTCTCACTCAACGCCTACTCTACCACTCTGTTGGTTCTGGGTGACAGCCTGAGTGCCGGATACCGGATGCCGGCCGAAAAAAGCTGGCCGGTGCTGCTCGAACCGATCCTGATCGCCCAGGGGCATGAAATTGAGGTGGTGAACGCCAGCATCTCCGGCGATACCACCGGCAACGGGCTGGCCCGGCTACCGCAACTCCTGCAGCGCCATCAGCCCGATTATGTGATCATTGAGCTCGGCGCCAATGACGGGCTGCGCGGGTTCCCCCCAAAGACAATACGCAACAACCTGCGTCAGATGATCACTCAGATCCACGATCAGGGCGCGCAGGCACTGTTGATGCAAATTCGCATCCCGCCCAACTACGGCAAACGCTACAGCGATAGTTTCAGCCAGATCTACCCCGCGCTCAGCCAACAATATGAAGCTCCGCTGCTGCCGTTCTTTCTCGAGCAGGTGATTCTCAAACCTGAATGGATGATGGAGGACGGCTTGCACCCGACTTCGGAAGCGCAACCCTGGATCGCCGCCTTTATGGCATCCGAGTTGGCACCGCACCTGTAA
- a CDS encoding ABC transporter ATP-binding protein, translating to MSASVIKAKSVSKQVTTASSQLTILQDVSLEVEQGEAIALVGVSGAGKSTLMTLLAGLDIPSSGEIELLGQPLSQLDDEARAALRSDAIGFVFQSFLLVPSLSALENVMLPAIIREEAGDEVRAAELLRQVGLEGRESHLPSQLSGGEQQRVALARAFMTRPRILFADEPTGNLDQHTAATVIDLLFALNRDHGTTLVLVTHDPQLAQRCDRTLRIQGGSVEAA from the coding sequence ATGTCAGCTTCCGTGATTAAGGCCAAATCGGTATCCAAGCAGGTGACGACCGCGTCATCACAACTCACCATTTTGCAGGATGTTTCCCTCGAGGTCGAGCAGGGCGAAGCCATTGCGCTGGTCGGCGTCTCCGGCGCCGGGAAGTCGACGCTGATGACGCTGCTGGCCGGGTTGGATATTCCGAGCAGTGGTGAAATCGAATTGCTGGGTCAGCCGTTGTCTCAGCTGGATGACGAAGCGCGGGCGGCGTTGCGTAGTGATGCGATTGGCTTTGTGTTTCAGAGCTTTCTGTTGGTGCCGTCGCTCAGTGCGCTGGAGAATGTGATGCTACCGGCGATCATCCGCGAAGAGGCCGGAGATGAAGTACGGGCTGCGGAGTTGTTGCGCCAGGTCGGGCTGGAAGGGCGGGAAAGCCATTTGCCGTCGCAGCTTTCCGGCGGGGAGCAACAGCGGGTCGCACTGGCGCGGGCTTTTATGACCCGGCCGCGGATCCTGTTTGCCGATGAGCCGACCGGCAACCTGGATCAGCACACGGCCGCCACCGTGATTGATCTGCTGTTTGCCCTCAACCGCGATCACGGAACAACCCTGGTGCTGGTGACTCATGATCCGCAACTGGCACAGCGGTGCGATCGTACGTTACGGATCCAGGGCGGCAGCGTGGAGGCAGCATGA
- a CDS encoding DUF1538 domain-containing protein — translation MSELSSLLSHFLMTLVATVRDVLPIVAIIFGFQLAVLRRPVVHWPRVVLGFVYVILGLALFLMGLELALFPLGESMATQLTALDFLFEAGETIPATVPWEEYYWVYVFAAAIGFSTTIAEPSLIAVAIKASQVSGGTIQVNGLRVAVALGVALGIALGSYRIVAGDPLHYYILVGYVVVVIQTGFAPKMIVPLAYDSGGVTTSTVTVPIVTALGLGLASTVPGRNPMLDGFGLIAFASLFPMITVMGYAQLSVWLGRKESN, via the coding sequence ATGAGTGAACTATCGTCATTATTAAGCCACTTCCTGATGACGCTGGTCGCGACTGTGCGCGACGTCCTGCCGATCGTGGCCATCATTTTCGGGTTCCAGCTGGCGGTATTACGCCGCCCGGTGGTGCACTGGCCCCGGGTCGTCCTGGGATTCGTATACGTGATCCTGGGGCTGGCCTTATTTCTGATGGGGCTGGAGCTGGCCCTGTTTCCGCTGGGGGAGTCGATGGCGACCCAGCTGACCGCGCTGGACTTCCTGTTTGAGGCCGGAGAAACCATTCCGGCCACTGTGCCCTGGGAAGAGTATTACTGGGTGTATGTGTTCGCTGCGGCGATTGGGTTCAGCACCACCATTGCGGAGCCGTCCCTGATTGCAGTGGCGATCAAGGCCAGTCAGGTCTCGGGGGGCACCATCCAGGTCAATGGCCTGCGGGTGGCGGTTGCCCTGGGCGTGGCACTGGGGATTGCGCTGGGCAGCTACCGGATTGTGGCCGGCGATCCGCTGCACTATTACATTCTGGTCGGTTACGTGGTGGTGGTGATCCAGACCGGGTTTGCGCCGAAAATGATTGTCCCGCTGGCCTATGATTCCGGCGGGGTCACGACCTCAACCGTCACGGTGCCGATTGTCACGGCGCTGGGGCTGGGCTTGGCCTCGACGGTTCCCGGTCGGAACCCGATGCTCGATGGGTTTGGTTTGATCGCCTTTGCCAGTTTGTTTCCGATGATCACGGTGATGGGCTATGCCCAACTGTCGGTCTGGCTGGGGCGTAAGGAGAGTAACTGA